The following proteins are co-located in the Vidua macroura isolate BioBank_ID:100142 chromosome 1, ASM2450914v1, whole genome shotgun sequence genome:
- the CSPG5 gene encoding chondroitin sulfate proteoglycan 5 isoform X2 — protein MAPRAPRAPRALALLLAIGALASAWPPQNSSVGEGRAWEGSLESRPPKWDLASGDPPGGPSNSTSAGGAAAGPQLEPPGGGTATTEPSAVPEGCPGCAGEGEASAVPPRAVTWPGDGGTVPVALGSPEEPGSGDRPTPASPPGPGGFGGLPAALPGPPGPQLATDSAESDLLLAAGGSAAPRTPVLGEPSPVPAAGGDSGGPPELWAAASSPAPAQGARGWTDLTWLQEPITAATGPPKPPADRTGSEIIDVDYYDLFEGGEGLGGFPGGGRGAAGSARRREPEGAATPWALHELYDDFTPFDDADFYPTTSFYADGDDEDELEDEEEEEEEEDGGLEDENGYRPPASAVPGAAPVPQDPRPTGHRAAAPPPPPGLSGGSPTAWPRPGERGPAENGSECRSGYVRHNSSCRSLCDLVPSYCHNGGQCYLVESHGAFCRCNTQDYTWHKGTRCESIVTDFQVMCVAVGSAALVVLLLFMLTVFFAKKLYLLKTENSKLRKTKYRTPSELHNDNFSLSTIAEGSHPNREAKGFAEREPEEERRSL, from the exons AtggccccccgcgccccccgcgccccccgcgccctggccctgctgctggcgATCGGCGCCCTCG catcCGCGTGGCCCCCCCAAAACTCCAGCGTTGGCGAGGGGAGAGCCTGGGAGGGCTCGTTGGAGAGCAGACCCCCGAAATGGGACCTGGCGAGTGGAGACCCCCCGGGGGGACCCAGCAACAGCACGAGCGCCGGGGGGGCCGCGGCAGGACCCCAGCTAGAGCCCCCCGGAGGGGGCACGGCCACCACGGAGCCCTCGGCCGTGCCCGAGGGGTGCCCGGGGTGCGCCGGGGAGGGCGAGGCCAGCGCCGTGCCCCCCCGAGCCGTCACCTGGCCCGGCGACGGGGGCACGGTGCCGGTGGCCCTCGGCAGCCCCGAGGAGCCGGGGAGCGGTGATCGGCCCACGCCGGcctccccgcccggcccggggggcTTCGGGGGGCTCCCGgccgccctgcccggcccgcCCGGGCCCCAGCTGGCCACCGACTCTGCCGAATCCGACCTGCTGCTGGCGGCCGGGGGCTCGGCCGCGCCGCGGACCCCCGTGCTGGGCGAGCCCAGCCCCGTGCCCGCCGCCGGGGGGGACTCGGGGGGTCCCCCGGAGCTCTGGGCCGCCGCctccagcccggccccggcgcagGGCGCCCGCGGCTGGACCGACCTGACgtggctgcaggagcccatCACCGCCGCCACGGGCCCGCCCAAGCCCCCGGCCGACCGGACGGGCTCGGAGATCATCGACGTCGACTACTACGACCTGTTTGAGGGGGGCGAGGGACTGGGGGGCTTCCCCGGGGGCGGCCGGGGCGCGGCCGGCTcggcgcggcggcgggagcCCGAGGGGGCGGCCACGCCCTGGGCCCTCCACGAGCTCTACGACGACTTCACGCCCTTCGACGACGCCGATTTCTACCCCACCACCTCCTTCTACGCCGACGGGGACGACGAAGACGAGCTGGAGGacgaggaggaagaggaggaggaggaagacgGGGGCCTGGAGGACGAGAACGGCTACCGGCCGCCCGCCTCGGCTGTGCCCGGCGCCGCGCCGGTCCCGCAGGACCCCCGGCCCACCGGGCAccgcgccgcggccccgccgccgccgcccgggctGTCCGGGGGCAGCCCCACGGCCTGGCCGCGGCCGGgggagcggggcccggccgAGAACGGCTCCGAGTGCCGGAGCGGGTACGTGCGGCACAACAGCTCCTGCCGCTCCCTCTGCGACCTCGTCCCCAGCTACTGCCACAACGGCGGCCAGTGCTACCTGGTGGAGAGCCACGGGGCCTTCTGCCG GTGCAACACGCAGGACTACACGTGGCACAAGGGCACGCGCTGCGAGTCCATCGTCACCGACTTCCAGGTGATGTGCGTGGCCGTGGGCTCGGCCGCGCtcgtggtgctgctgctcttcatgCTCACCGTGTTCTTCGCCAAGAAGCTCTACCTGCTCAAGACGGAGAACAGCAAACTGCGCAAGACCAA ATACCGCACCCCGTCCGAGCTGCACAACGACAACTTCTCCCTCTCCACCATCGCCGAGGGCTCCCACCCAAAC AGAGAAGCGAAGGGCTTTGCGGAGCGCGAGCCGGAGGAGGAGCGTAGGTCCCTTTAG
- the CSPG5 gene encoding chondroitin sulfate proteoglycan 5 isoform X1, with product MAPRAPRAPRALALLLAIGALASAWPPQNSSVGEGRAWEGSLESRPPKWDLASGDPPGGPSNSTSAGGAAAGPQLEPPGGGTATTEPSAVPEGCPGCAGEGEASAVPPRAVTWPGDGGTVPVALGSPEEPGSGDRPTPASPPGPGGFGGLPAALPGPPGPQLATDSAESDLLLAAGGSAAPRTPVLGEPSPVPAAGGDSGGPPELWAAASSPAPAQGARGWTDLTWLQEPITAATGPPKPPADRTGSEIIDVDYYDLFEGGEGLGGFPGGGRGAAGSARRREPEGAATPWALHELYDDFTPFDDADFYPTTSFYADGDDEDELEDEEEEEEEEDGGLEDENGYRPPASAVPGAAPVPQDPRPTGHRAAAPPPPPGLSGGSPTAWPRPGERGPAENGSECRSGYVRHNSSCRSLCDLVPSYCHNGGQCYLVESHGAFCRCNTQDYTWHKGTRCESIVTDFQVMCVAVGSAALVVLLLFMLTVFFAKKLYLLKTENSKLRKTKYRTPSELHNDNFSLSTIAEGSHPNDDPSAPHKLQDSLKSCLKDEEPFNIHNSTSPKHDGGKGEQDVGELNCLQNNLT from the exons AtggccccccgcgccccccgcgccccccgcgccctggccctgctgctggcgATCGGCGCCCTCG catcCGCGTGGCCCCCCCAAAACTCCAGCGTTGGCGAGGGGAGAGCCTGGGAGGGCTCGTTGGAGAGCAGACCCCCGAAATGGGACCTGGCGAGTGGAGACCCCCCGGGGGGACCCAGCAACAGCACGAGCGCCGGGGGGGCCGCGGCAGGACCCCAGCTAGAGCCCCCCGGAGGGGGCACGGCCACCACGGAGCCCTCGGCCGTGCCCGAGGGGTGCCCGGGGTGCGCCGGGGAGGGCGAGGCCAGCGCCGTGCCCCCCCGAGCCGTCACCTGGCCCGGCGACGGGGGCACGGTGCCGGTGGCCCTCGGCAGCCCCGAGGAGCCGGGGAGCGGTGATCGGCCCACGCCGGcctccccgcccggcccggggggcTTCGGGGGGCTCCCGgccgccctgcccggcccgcCCGGGCCCCAGCTGGCCACCGACTCTGCCGAATCCGACCTGCTGCTGGCGGCCGGGGGCTCGGCCGCGCCGCGGACCCCCGTGCTGGGCGAGCCCAGCCCCGTGCCCGCCGCCGGGGGGGACTCGGGGGGTCCCCCGGAGCTCTGGGCCGCCGCctccagcccggccccggcgcagGGCGCCCGCGGCTGGACCGACCTGACgtggctgcaggagcccatCACCGCCGCCACGGGCCCGCCCAAGCCCCCGGCCGACCGGACGGGCTCGGAGATCATCGACGTCGACTACTACGACCTGTTTGAGGGGGGCGAGGGACTGGGGGGCTTCCCCGGGGGCGGCCGGGGCGCGGCCGGCTcggcgcggcggcgggagcCCGAGGGGGCGGCCACGCCCTGGGCCCTCCACGAGCTCTACGACGACTTCACGCCCTTCGACGACGCCGATTTCTACCCCACCACCTCCTTCTACGCCGACGGGGACGACGAAGACGAGCTGGAGGacgaggaggaagaggaggaggaggaagacgGGGGCCTGGAGGACGAGAACGGCTACCGGCCGCCCGCCTCGGCTGTGCCCGGCGCCGCGCCGGTCCCGCAGGACCCCCGGCCCACCGGGCAccgcgccgcggccccgccgccgccgcccgggctGTCCGGGGGCAGCCCCACGGCCTGGCCGCGGCCGGgggagcggggcccggccgAGAACGGCTCCGAGTGCCGGAGCGGGTACGTGCGGCACAACAGCTCCTGCCGCTCCCTCTGCGACCTCGTCCCCAGCTACTGCCACAACGGCGGCCAGTGCTACCTGGTGGAGAGCCACGGGGCCTTCTGCCG GTGCAACACGCAGGACTACACGTGGCACAAGGGCACGCGCTGCGAGTCCATCGTCACCGACTTCCAGGTGATGTGCGTGGCCGTGGGCTCGGCCGCGCtcgtggtgctgctgctcttcatgCTCACCGTGTTCTTCGCCAAGAAGCTCTACCTGCTCAAGACGGAGAACAGCAAACTGCGCAAGACCAA ATACCGCACCCCGTCCGAGCTGCACAACGACAACTTCTCCCTCTCCACCATCGCCGAGGGCTCCCACCCAAAC GACGATCCCAGCGCTCCCCACAAGCTGCAGGACTCGCTGAAATCCTGCCTGAAGGACGAGGAGCCGTTCAACATCCACAACTCGACGTCGCCCAAGCACGACGGCGGCAAAGGGGAGCAGGACGTGGGGGAGCTCAACTGCCTCCAGAACAACCTGACgtga